Proteins encoded by one window of Natronomonas salsuginis:
- a CDS encoding SDR family NAD(P)-dependent oxidoreductase gives MTIADLGITADLDGQVAAVVGGTTGIGRAIAEALDEAGADVVPTSRTESSVREAAEAVDCDVVCPTDVTDRESVEAFFERVEREVGPINVLVNSAGVIQESQPVADLTDEEWELILDTNLYGVFIGSQLVPEYMPEEGNRAILNVSSMNGDQAVKGLTAYVASKFGVKGLTQNFALEYAGDDIRVNAIGPGYVETRQNEAALNDPDTKAAIHGRTPLSRYANLDEVAVSALYMVSPAASFITGETLLIDGGFSLK, from the coding sequence ATGACGATCGCCGATCTCGGGATCACGGCCGATTTGGACGGACAGGTCGCGGCAGTGGTCGGCGGCACGACCGGTATCGGGCGGGCGATCGCGGAGGCGTTGGACGAGGCCGGTGCCGACGTCGTGCCGACGAGCCGAACCGAATCGAGCGTCCGCGAGGCCGCGGAGGCGGTCGACTGCGACGTGGTCTGTCCGACGGACGTGACAGACAGGGAGAGCGTCGAGGCGTTCTTCGAGCGCGTCGAGCGCGAGGTGGGCCCGATCAACGTCTTGGTCAACAGCGCGGGCGTCATCCAGGAGTCCCAACCCGTCGCTGACCTCACCGACGAGGAGTGGGAGCTGATCCTCGACACCAATCTCTACGGCGTGTTCATCGGCTCGCAGTTGGTCCCCGAGTACATGCCCGAGGAGGGGAACCGCGCGATCTTGAACGTGAGTTCGATGAATGGCGATCAGGCGGTCAAGGGGCTGACCGCGTACGTCGCGAGCAAGTTTGGCGTCAAGGGGCTCACCCAGAACTTCGCGCTGGAGTACGCCGGCGACGACATCCGCGTGAACGCGATCGGCCCCGGATACGTCGAAACCAGACAGAACGAGGCGGCGCTGAACGATCCCGACACCAAGGCGGCGATCCATGGTCGGACGCCGCTGTCGCGCTATGCGAACCTCGACGAGGTCGCCGTGAGCGCGCTGTACATGGTCTCGCCGGCCGCGTCGTTCATCACGGGCGAGACGCTGCTCATCGACGGTGGCTTCAGCCTGAAATAA
- a CDS encoding branched-chain amino acid ABC transporter permease encodes MSMKQRLSAKVAAVKNNPQRLAVYLLLGVLFVFVLPAVLPNSRINLLNRMLIWGLFAMAYDFMYGYSGMVSFGHAALFGLGGYSVAIPLKEFGEVSIWALLILAMVVSGVYALIVGTIAIRTREVYFAILTLAFGEMIYILVLNFTDFTGGFDGMTILLPQLTVIPGVMQVSLYEAGTYYYMLIAIVAAAYFMLRRLANSPMGTILRGVRENIERLEYIGIDERRYRIGAFSISGAVSGLAGALYAIDLSFIGAEALEVIVSGEVIVWTILGGKGTLLGPLFGGAAVYAIEEIASGIITWWLIPVGILFILIVIFLPDGVAGLVKSGLKRIRNTDA; translated from the coding sequence ATGTCAATGAAACAACGTCTCTCGGCGAAAGTTGCAGCGGTGAAAAACAACCCCCAACGGCTCGCGGTCTACCTGCTCCTCGGGGTGTTGTTCGTCTTCGTGTTGCCGGCCGTACTGCCCAACTCCCGGATCAATCTCCTGAACCGGATGCTCATCTGGGGACTGTTCGCGATGGCGTACGACTTCATGTACGGATACAGCGGCATGGTGAGTTTCGGTCACGCCGCCCTGTTCGGTCTCGGGGGGTACTCCGTCGCGATTCCGCTGAAGGAGTTCGGTGAGGTCAGCATCTGGGCGCTGCTCATCCTGGCGATGGTGGTCTCCGGTGTGTACGCGCTGATCGTCGGTACGATCGCGATCCGAACGCGAGAGGTGTACTTCGCGATCCTGACGCTCGCGTTCGGCGAAATGATCTACATCCTCGTGCTCAACTTTACTGATTTCACGGGCGGCTTCGACGGGATGACCATCCTCCTGCCACAGTTGACTGTCATCCCCGGCGTCATGCAGGTCTCGCTGTACGAGGCGGGCACGTACTACTACATGCTCATCGCCATCGTCGCGGCGGCGTACTTCATGCTGCGCCGACTGGCGAACTCGCCGATGGGAACGATCCTGCGCGGGGTTCGCGAGAACATCGAACGGCTGGAGTACATCGGCATCGACGAGCGCCGATATCGGATCGGGGCGTTCAGCATCTCCGGAGCGGTTTCGGGACTCGCCGGCGCGCTGTACGCGATCGATCTGAGTTTCATCGGCGCGGAGGCGCTCGAGGTCATCGTCTCCGGTGAGGTCATCGTCTGGACGATCCTCGGCGGCAAGGGGACGCTGCTCGGGCCGCTGTTCGGCGGCGCGGCCGTCTACGCCATCGAGGAGATCGCGAGCGGCATCATCACGTGGTGGCTCATCCCGGTCGGGATCCTGTTCATCCTGATCGTGATCTTCCTGCCGGACGGCGTGGCGGGACTGGTCAAGAGCGGTCTCAAGCGCATCCGAAACACCGACGCCTGA
- a CDS encoding HalOD1 output domain-containing protein: MTMADRIVLRGCTPVLDTEYDKSNNELPSEVVVDAVATAAGVDPLDLPPLYEFVDPDALNNLFDNHGGDTNALLSFTIDTWNVFVRADGKIRVCDVTRPTDPEPVFDGTTV; encoded by the coding sequence ATGACGATGGCAGACCGGATCGTCCTTCGTGGCTGCACACCGGTTCTCGACACGGAGTACGACAAATCGAACAACGAACTACCATCCGAAGTCGTCGTCGACGCGGTCGCGACCGCCGCCGGCGTCGACCCGCTCGATCTTCCGCCGCTGTACGAGTTCGTCGATCCCGACGCGCTCAACAATCTCTTCGACAACCACGGCGGAGATACGAACGCGCTTCTCAGCTTCACGATCGACACGTGGAACGTCTTCGTTCGCGCCGACGGGAAAATCCGTGTCTGCGATGTGACTCGTCCAACGGACCCGGAGCCGGTCTTCGACGGTACCACGGTCTGA
- a CDS encoding maleate cis-trans isomerase family protein, with protein MYGWRARIGLLVPSSNTTNELEFQRVLPEGVSLHTGRLPLEDVNADELERMAGTAERIGERLKHAAVDVICYGCTTGSLVKGHGYAEELESTLASVTDVPAVATALSVERALAALDAESVAVVTPYIDDINERERRFLETGGFEVESISGHGIERNTQIGALTPEEAYRQAVGAIEESGTDADAVFISCTNYRTFEAIERIEADTGVPVVTSNQATLWDAMTNLEIDRSGMPLGRLFET; from the coding sequence ATGTACGGCTGGCGCGCGCGGATCGGGCTGTTAGTCCCCTCCTCGAACACGACGAACGAACTGGAGTTCCAGCGGGTGCTCCCGGAGGGCGTCAGCCTCCACACCGGCCGGCTCCCGCTCGAAGACGTCAACGCCGACGAACTCGAACGGATGGCGGGGACCGCCGAGCGCATCGGCGAGCGGCTGAAACACGCCGCCGTCGACGTGATCTGCTACGGCTGCACCACCGGTAGCCTCGTGAAGGGCCACGGCTACGCCGAGGAGCTCGAATCGACGCTCGCGTCGGTGACCGACGTGCCGGCCGTGGCGACGGCGCTCTCGGTCGAGCGCGCCTTAGCGGCGCTCGACGCCGAGTCGGTGGCCGTCGTGACGCCCTACATCGACGACATCAACGAGCGCGAGCGGCGGTTCCTCGAGACGGGCGGCTTCGAGGTCGAGTCGATCTCGGGACACGGCATCGAACGGAACACACAGATCGGAGCGCTGACGCCCGAGGAGGCCTACCGGCAGGCCGTCGGCGCGATCGAGGAGTCGGGAACCGACGCCGATGCCGTTTTCATCTCCTGTACGAACTACCGGACCTTCGAGGCGATCGAACGGATCGAGGCCGACACCGGCGTCCCTGTCGTCACCTCGAATCAGGCGACGCTCTGGGACGCGATGACCAATCTCGAGATCGATCGGTCGGGGATGCCGCTCGGGCGGCTGTTCGAGACATAA
- a CDS encoding SDR family NAD(P)-dependent oxidoreductase, with the protein MRGISDNVALVTGSGRGIGRGIATRLAEEGATVAINDIDAERAETTAAELREEGHDAIAAPADVTDLDNMQSTVDDIVDEQGRIDILVNNAGWDRVELFKDNDPEVWDRIIDINYKGQVNSARAVTDYMIDQESGKIIGISSDAGRVGSTGEAVYAGTKAGVIGFTKTLARELARFDVQCNVVAPGPTDTPLLEEMQHETEIARKIHEGMENAVPLGRKAQPEDIAAGVAFFASGDADYITGQVLSVSGGLTMC; encoded by the coding sequence ATGCGAGGCATTAGCGATAACGTTGCGTTAGTCACCGGTTCGGGACGAGGTATCGGGCGCGGAATCGCCACACGGCTGGCCGAAGAGGGCGCGACGGTCGCGATCAACGACATCGACGCCGAACGCGCGGAAACGACGGCCGCGGAGCTCCGCGAGGAGGGTCACGACGCGATCGCAGCCCCGGCAGATGTCACCGATCTCGATAACATGCAGTCGACCGTCGACGATATCGTCGACGAACAGGGACGCATCGACATCCTGGTCAACAACGCCGGCTGGGACCGCGTCGAGCTGTTCAAGGACAACGATCCCGAGGTGTGGGACCGGATCATCGACATCAACTACAAGGGGCAGGTCAACTCCGCCCGCGCGGTCACCGATTACATGATAGACCAAGAGAGCGGCAAGATCATCGGGATCTCCTCCGATGCGGGCCGCGTCGGCAGCACGGGCGAGGCCGTCTACGCCGGGACGAAAGCCGGCGTCATCGGCTTCACAAAGACGCTCGCGCGCGAGTTGGCCCGCTTCGATGTCCAGTGTAACGTCGTCGCGCCAGGGCCGACCGATACGCCGCTGCTCGAGGAGATGCAACACGAAACCGAAATCGCGCGCAAGATCCACGAGGGCATGGAGAACGCGGTCCCGCTCGGCCGGAAGGCCCAACCGGAGGACATCGCCGCCGGCGTCGCCTTCTTCGCCAGCGGCGACGCCGACTACATTACCGGGCAGGTCCTCAGCGTCAGCGGCGGCCTGACGATGTGCTGA
- a CDS encoding AMP-binding protein: MRPDRWSEQLHEQFTEAGQWVDRTLLEYVETAVESTPDRTAIVDRRGTHTYVEMVEAADELAQGLATMGVGTDDVIASQIPNRAEGAILHLAALKLGAVYNPIVSIYRESEVGYMIEKLETTVYAAPSSFSGFEYVEMGLDLADEHDSLDHVISVGGEIDDGRVTSFESIQERGGDADSIAASDALGPNDLALIQFTSGTTGQPKAAMHTENTLLASQNGQIDRLGLESDDVVFTPSPIGHLTGIQHGYRLAFMLGTTCVFQEKWDAETGLEWIESEACTYMAGATPFVRDLSLHEEFDAYDTSSLRRIMTAGAPCPAEVVRQAHENFENVTVCRGWGQTENTLPTVNPPDAPAEKLETTDGKPYGGMEVRIRKPGELEDALPGEEGELQVRGPFLFLGYLEDPERTAASFTDDEWFKTGDKAIVDDDGYVMIKGRIKDIIIRGGENIPVREIEEYLHQHPKVADGAIVAMPDERLQERGCAYVLSTDPDDPLTFEEMVEYLKSQGIATQKLPERLEIVDELPMTASGKVQRYKLREDIADKLGVDPVVR; this comes from the coding sequence ATGCGACCCGATCGCTGGTCCGAGCAGCTACACGAACAGTTTACCGAAGCGGGACAGTGGGTCGACCGGACGCTTCTCGAGTACGTCGAGACGGCCGTCGAGTCGACGCCGGATCGAACCGCCATCGTCGACAGACGCGGGACACACACCTACGTGGAGATGGTCGAAGCCGCCGACGAACTCGCTCAAGGACTCGCCACGATGGGGGTCGGCACCGACGACGTGATCGCCTCACAGATTCCGAACCGCGCCGAGGGGGCGATTCTCCACCTCGCCGCGCTCAAACTCGGCGCGGTGTACAACCCGATCGTCTCGATCTATCGCGAGAGCGAGGTCGGCTACATGATCGAGAAGTTGGAAACCACGGTGTACGCGGCTCCGTCGTCGTTCAGCGGCTTCGAGTACGTCGAGATGGGCCTCGATCTGGCCGACGAACACGACTCGCTCGACCACGTCATCAGCGTCGGCGGCGAGATCGACGACGGCCGCGTGACGAGCTTCGAGTCGATCCAAGAGCGCGGCGGCGATGCCGACTCGATCGCCGCGTCCGACGCACTCGGACCGAACGATCTCGCGCTCATCCAGTTTACCTCGGGGACGACCGGCCAGCCGAAGGCGGCGATGCACACCGAGAACACGCTGTTGGCCTCCCAGAACGGCCAGATCGACCGACTCGGCCTCGAATCCGACGACGTCGTGTTCACCCCGTCGCCGATCGGCCACCTCACGGGGATCCAACACGGCTACCGGCTCGCGTTCATGCTGGGGACGACCTGCGTCTTCCAGGAGAAGTGGGACGCCGAAACCGGGCTCGAGTGGATCGAGTCGGAGGCCTGTACGTACATGGCCGGCGCGACCCCATTCGTCCGTGATCTCTCGCTGCACGAGGAGTTCGACGCCTACGACACGTCGAGTCTCCGGCGCATCATGACCGCCGGCGCGCCGTGTCCGGCGGAAGTGGTCCGACAGGCTCACGAGAACTTCGAGAACGTGACCGTCTGTCGCGGCTGGGGGCAAACCGAGAACACGCTGCCGACGGTCAACCCGCCGGACGCGCCCGCGGAGAAGCTGGAGACGACCGACGGCAAGCCCTACGGCGGTATGGAGGTCCGGATCAGAAAGCCCGGCGAGTTGGAGGACGCCCTCCCCGGCGAGGAGGGCGAACTGCAGGTCAGAGGGCCGTTCCTCTTTTTGGGTTACCTCGAGGATCCCGAACGGACCGCCGCCTCGTTCACCGACGACGAGTGGTTCAAGACGGGCGACAAGGCGATCGTCGACGACGACGGCTACGTGATGATCAAGGGACGGATCAAGGACATCATCATCCGCGGCGGGGAGAACATTCCCGTCCGGGAGATCGAGGAGTACCTTCACCAGCACCCGAAGGTCGCCGACGGCGCGATCGTCGCGATGCCGGACGAACGGCTGCAAGAGCGCGGCTGTGCGTACGTCCTCTCGACGGATCCGGACGATCCGCTGACGTTCGAGGAGATGGTCGAGTACCTCAAATCGCAGGGCATCGCGACCCAGAAGCTCCCAGAGCGGCTCGAGATCGTCGACGAGCTCCCGATGACCGCGAGCGGGAAGGTCCAGCGGTACAAGCTCCGCGAGGATATCGCCGACAAACTGGGCGTCGATCCGGTCGTCCGATAG
- a CDS encoding ABC transporter ATP-binding protein — protein MSAVLRTEGLTKEFGGLTAVEDVDFELEENELHCIIGPNGAGKTTFFNLITGGLEPTEGSVYLSGEDIVGKEPREIVDQGLARSFQISQLFNGLTVMENIRLALLGARERGSIFKFLFSNIESDEELKAEAYDIVERVRLGEEADKEVSSLAHGKKRNLEIGVALSTGADVLLLDEPAAGLTTAETEELMDLIREIGKDRTILLVEHDMNLVMGLAETITVLHNGRVLAQGSPDTIRSDETVKEVYLGE, from the coding sequence ATGAGCGCGGTACTGCGCACGGAAGGCTTAACAAAAGAGTTCGGCGGACTGACCGCGGTCGAGGATGTTGACTTCGAACTCGAGGAGAACGAACTCCACTGCATCATCGGCCCCAACGGGGCTGGAAAAACGACGTTTTTCAACCTCATTACCGGTGGGTTGGAACCGACTGAAGGATCCGTCTATCTCAGCGGCGAGGACATCGTCGGAAAGGAGCCGAGGGAAATCGTCGATCAGGGGCTCGCACGTTCGTTCCAGATCTCGCAGCTGTTCAACGGACTGACCGTGATGGAGAACATCCGCCTCGCGCTGTTGGGTGCCAGAGAGCGCGGCTCGATCTTCAAGTTCCTGTTTTCGAACATCGAGAGCGACGAGGAACTGAAAGCGGAGGCGTACGATATCGTCGAGCGCGTACGCCTCGGAGAGGAGGCCGACAAGGAGGTCAGTTCGCTCGCACACGGCAAAAAGCGGAACCTGGAGATCGGCGTCGCGCTGAGTACGGGCGCGGATGTCCTGCTCCTCGACGAGCCGGCGGCCGGACTGACGACGGCGGAGACCGAGGAGCTGATGGACCTCATCCGGGAGATCGGAAAGGATCGGACGATCCTGCTCGTCGAGCACGACATGAATCTCGTGATGGGGCTCGCGGAGACGATCACCGTGCTGCACAACGGTCGCGTGCTCGCGCAGGGGTCGCCGGATACGATCCGGAGCGACGAGACGGTCAAGGAGGTGTATCTCGGTGAGTAA
- a CDS encoding branched-chain amino acid ABC transporter permease — MPVTAGEILVQLLNGISIGLSIALIAAGLTLIFGVMDIVNFAHGEFYMLGAYGTIVILPLVGNFWLGLVLAALGVGLFGAALERLTLKPIRERDPLQSLIVTFGFILVLQQLILEIFGGSPRGMPTPISGTINVAGITYPWVRIAAIVGALAVLAALFVFLSKTRLGIHMRASAQDLDAARTLGVRSDRVFSTSFAISTALAALAAGFMAPIRGVSPTMGVGVIIDAFIVVIVGGLGSVVGAIVAALIIGLTQSMTVLVLPPYMSQIIALGLLVIVLLVKPTGLFGE; from the coding sequence ATGCCGGTTACAGCAGGCGAGATACTGGTTCAACTCCTCAATGGTATATCCATTGGCCTGTCGATCGCGTTGATCGCTGCAGGCCTCACACTCATATTCGGTGTCATGGACATCGTCAACTTCGCCCACGGTGAGTTCTACATGCTCGGTGCGTACGGGACCATCGTGATACTCCCGCTCGTTGGGAACTTCTGGCTCGGGCTCGTGCTCGCGGCCCTCGGCGTCGGGCTGTTCGGGGCGGCGCTCGAACGGCTCACGCTCAAACCGATCCGGGAACGGGATCCGCTCCAGTCGCTCATCGTCACGTTCGGATTCATTCTGGTGTTACAACAGCTCATCCTTGAGATCTTCGGGGGCTCCCCCCGAGGGATGCCGACGCCGATCAGCGGCACGATCAACGTCGCCGGCATCACCTACCCGTGGGTCCGGATCGCCGCGATCGTCGGGGCGCTCGCCGTGCTCGCGGCGCTCTTCGTGTTCCTCTCGAAGACCCGCCTCGGCATCCATATGCGCGCTTCCGCACAGGACCTCGACGCCGCCCGGACGCTGGGCGTTCGATCCGACCGAGTGTTCTCGACGAGTTTCGCGATCAGTACCGCGCTGGCCGCGCTCGCGGCCGGCTTCATGGCACCCATCCGCGGCGTCTCCCCGACGATGGGCGTCGGCGTCATCATCGACGCGTTCATCGTCGTCATCGTCGGCGGACTGGGAAGCGTCGTGGGCGCGATCGTGGCGGCGCTGATCATCGGGCTCACGCAGTCGATGACCGTGCTCGTGTTGCCGCCGTACATGTCCCAGATCATCGCGCTCGGACTGTTGGTGATCGTCCTGCTTGTCAAACCGACCGGTCTCTTCGGAGAGTGA
- a CDS encoding substrate-binding domain-containing protein, producing MRPTNRRTFLKGAGAAGAITLAGCTGNGNGGNGNGGNGNGGNGNGGGNGNGGGDGGDTIHIGFVESLTGPFAAPGQRRLWATEAAVDKVNEEGGINGRQIELHVEDTETDPGVATTKAQRLIQNENIELMCGTFSSSVCLALAPLCARNEIPYSAGYCATDRLTGADCTPYSFRGTRNNPPSQWAGLGPYLTDEGYESASMLYADYAWGQSELNYFQQYFGEEAGGEILSEVPVPAGTSDFSQYLTNLDTSADIMVFIQAGGDSINLLQDVGSFGLQEEFDRIVTVGAGVGEFLEEGGVDEEVADSLYGINYYPKVLSGPLDNQANREFHEIYSEYADEPAPTRSSSTGWEAIWLFKAIAEEIDYTGPSQSRDFVDTWRGFEMEASLEFPQGDKYYREDNQTMLEQYVFDNDGYTEEIVGTIPIDVAEGTEITCEGDWI from the coding sequence ATGCGTCCTACAAACCGTCGAACATTCTTGAAAGGAGCAGGCGCGGCAGGAGCGATTACCCTGGCCGGCTGTACCGGTAACGGCAACGGTGGCAACGGCAACGGTGGCAACGGCAACGGTGGCAACGGCAACGGTGGCGGTAACGGCAACGGTGGCGGCGACGGCGGCGACACCATCCACATCGGGTTCGTCGAATCGCTGACCGGCCCGTTCGCTGCGCCCGGCCAACGGCGCCTGTGGGCGACGGAAGCCGCGGTCGACAAGGTAAACGAGGAAGGCGGGATCAACGGCCGACAGATCGAACTGCACGTCGAGGACACCGAGACGGACCCCGGCGTCGCGACGACGAAGGCCCAGCGACTGATCCAAAACGAGAACATCGAGCTGATGTGCGGGACGTTCTCGAGCAGTGTCTGTCTGGCACTCGCGCCGCTGTGTGCCCGAAACGAGATCCCGTACTCGGCCGGCTACTGTGCGACGGACCGACTGACCGGCGCGGACTGCACGCCGTACTCGTTCCGCGGCACACGGAACAACCCACCGAGCCAGTGGGCAGGGCTCGGCCCCTACCTCACCGACGAGGGCTACGAGTCTGCATCCATGCTGTACGCCGACTACGCGTGGGGCCAGTCCGAGCTCAACTACTTCCAGCAGTACTTCGGTGAGGAGGCGGGCGGGGAGATTCTGAGCGAAGTGCCGGTACCGGCCGGGACCTCCGACTTCAGTCAGTACCTGACGAACCTCGACACGTCCGCTGACATCATGGTGTTCATCCAGGCCGGCGGCGACTCGATCAATCTCCTGCAGGATGTCGGGTCGTTCGGTCTACAAGAGGAGTTCGATCGCATCGTCACCGTCGGTGCCGGTGTCGGTGAGTTCCTCGAAGAGGGCGGCGTCGACGAAGAGGTCGCCGACTCGCTGTACGGCATCAACTACTACCCGAAGGTCTTGTCCGGCCCCCTCGACAACCAGGCGAACCGCGAGTTCCACGAGATCTACTCGGAGTACGCCGACGAACCTGCCCCGACGCGATCGAGCTCGACGGGCTGGGAGGCCATCTGGCTGTTCAAGGCGATCGCCGAGGAGATCGACTACACCGGACCGAGCCAGTCGCGAGACTTCGTCGACACGTGGCGCGGCTTCGAAATGGAAGCGTCGCTCGAGTTCCCGCAGGGCGACAAGTACTACCGAGAGGACAACCAGACGATGCTCGAGCAGTACGTCTTCGACAACGACGGCTACACCGAGGAGATCGTCGGTACGATCCCGATCGACGTTGCCGAAGGGACCGAGATCACCTGCGAAGGCGACTGGATCTAA
- a CDS encoding acyl-CoA dehydrogenase family protein: MTVPLDGEYRAVRRTARDFAENELRPIVDEWEDKGEFPKEVLKGLAEYDMRGAQVDFEYGGGGMDMLSHAVVMEEVSKVWPSAGMKLDEGLLRFIRLFGTDEQKARWLPGLCSGELVDAISLSEPANGSDLAGISSTAEREGDGYVLNGNKMWVTGAGAADLVAVLVKTDPGERYRGMSVFVVPTDSEGFDVQEPEDLMGYRASNTHEVVLNDVFVPEENLLGEENKGFYHTMEMLEENRIAVAARGLGVAAGAYEAAKRYVDEREQFDQKISEFQAIRHKVADMAVEVENCKHLVYNAAKQCDAGEPCETEASMAKLYTSEAARRVSNQAVQVHGGYGYTRDFPVEMLYRDAKGLEIYEGTSEIQRNILADKVLD, from the coding sequence ATGACTGTTCCACTCGACGGAGAGTATCGCGCAGTGCGGCGGACAGCCCGCGATTTCGCGGAGAACGAGCTCCGACCGATCGTCGACGAATGGGAGGACAAAGGCGAATTCCCGAAGGAGGTCCTGAAGGGCCTCGCTGAGTACGACATGCGCGGCGCGCAGGTCGACTTCGAGTACGGCGGCGGCGGCATGGACATGCTGAGCCACGCCGTCGTCATGGAGGAGGTATCGAAGGTGTGGCCATCCGCAGGCATGAAACTCGACGAGGGGCTGCTCCGGTTCATTCGCCTGTTCGGCACCGACGAGCAGAAAGCGCGCTGGCTCCCGGGGCTGTGTTCGGGCGAACTCGTCGACGCGATCTCGCTGTCGGAGCCCGCGAACGGCTCCGACCTGGCCGGCATCTCCTCGACCGCCGAGCGGGAGGGCGACGGTTACGTCCTCAACGGCAACAAGATGTGGGTCACCGGGGCCGGCGCGGCCGATCTCGTCGCGGTGTTGGTGAAGACCGACCCCGGCGAGCGCTACCGCGGCATGAGCGTCTTCGTCGTTCCGACCGACAGCGAAGGGTTCGACGTGCAGGAACCCGAGGACCTGATGGGCTATCGGGCGTCGAACACCCACGAGGTCGTGTTGAACGACGTGTTCGTCCCCGAGGAGAACCTACTCGGCGAGGAGAACAAGGGATTCTACCACACGATGGAGATGCTCGAGGAGAACCGGATCGCCGTCGCCGCGCGCGGGCTCGGCGTCGCGGCCGGCGCTTACGAGGCCGCGAAACGCTACGTCGACGAGCGCGAGCAGTTCGACCAGAAGATCTCGGAGTTCCAAGCCATCCGCCACAAGGTCGCGGACATGGCCGTGGAGGTCGAAAACTGTAAGCACCTCGTCTACAACGCCGCGAAGCAGTGCGACGCCGGCGAGCCCTGCGAGACGGAGGCCTCGATGGCGAAGCTGTACACCTCCGAAGCGGCCCGCAGGGTGTCGAACCAGGCGGTCCAGGTCCACGGCGGCTACGGCTACACTCGCGATTTCCCCGTCGAGATGCTCTATCGGGACGCGAAGGGGCTCGAGATCTACGAGGGAACGAGCGAGATCCAGCGAAACATCCTCGCGGACAAAGTGCTCGACTGA
- a CDS encoding ABC transporter ATP-binding protein: MSNDFLDVNSINTYYGDAHVIHDLSLEVGEGEVVGLVGRNGAGKTTTLKSIIGLQPPRTGAISFKGEQISGMAPEDIYRRGIGYIAEDRSIFPKLTVRENLIVGLSSGQDPEFDEIFDYFPRLEERLDQKAGTLSGGEQQMLAIGRVLVSDPEVLLIDEPTEGLMPTLVDKISEVVAQLNEDGQTILLVEQNIDLVLNNADRVYVMSHGERQFTGTPEELRENEEIIDEHLAV; encoded by the coding sequence GTGAGTAACGATTTCCTCGACGTCAACTCGATCAACACCTACTACGGGGACGCACACGTCATTCACGACCTCTCGCTGGAGGTCGGGGAGGGCGAGGTCGTCGGGCTCGTAGGGCGAAACGGTGCCGGCAAGACGACGACGCTCAAATCGATCATCGGACTCCAGCCGCCACGAACCGGAGCGATCTCCTTCAAGGGCGAACAGATCAGTGGGATGGCCCCCGAGGACATCTACCGCAGGGGGATCGGCTACATCGCGGAGGACCGCAGCATCTTCCCGAAGCTCACGGTCCGCGAGAACCTGATCGTTGGATTGAGCTCGGGACAGGATCCCGAGTTCGACGAGATCTTCGACTACTTCCCGCGTCTCGAGGAGCGGTTGGACCAGAAGGCGGGCACCCTCTCCGGTGGCGAACAGCAGATGCTCGCGATCGGTCGGGTGCTGGTCTCGGATCCGGAGGTCCTGCTGATCGACGAGCCGACGGAGGGGCTGATGCCCACGCTCGTCGACAAGATCTCGGAGGTCGTCGCCCAGCTCAACGAGGACGGACAGACGATCCTCCTCGTCGAGCAGAACATCGATCTCGTCCTCAACAACGCCGACCGGGTCTACGTGATGAGCCACGGCGAGCGGCAGTTCACCGGAACGCCCGAGGAGCTGCGCGAGAACGAAGAGATCATCGACGAACACCTCGCGGTGTAA